The proteins below come from a single bacterium genomic window:
- a CDS encoding serine/threonine-protein kinase, which translates to MPGKITLEVTQGPIRGKEFVFDEHDTFIFGRARDCHARLAQEDTTASRHHFMLEVNPPDVRIRDLGSLNGTYVNGKKYGGRREGESPQEAAQRKQPDLDLIDRDTIGVGETVFLVRIQAPALCCRCHKEIPEEFQGMCRWIEDAFLCPQCKTEVEHAGEPAKPEPARCEQCDKDVSSEIGSGRLGDYICEKCRNEAKFNPVGVLIHLLMQSREEGQEEASLSNIAGYKIERMLGRGSLGAVYVAERKEDSTKVALKIMLAKVAVDEKSRQRFHRDVETVCELRHSNIVEMYEHGSAGSGFYFGMEYCSGGNAEEWMQKKGSPLPLEEAAWIGLQVLEGLAHAHQKGYVHRAIKPSNIVLKGQNKYTAKLVDFGLARSFERAGFSGMSATGSTLNAAMFMPREQLTQFRFSSPAGDVWSLAATLYYMLTGQSPRYFPQGKDPVEVILRGGFTPIREYASHIPRKVAKTIDRALDDDTRERFSDASEFLRALNKAL; encoded by the coding sequence ATGCCGGGCAAAATTACATTAGAAGTTACGCAAGGACCGATACGCGGAAAAGAATTCGTATTTGATGAGCATGACACTTTCATTTTTGGTCGTGCTCGCGATTGTCATGCGCGGCTGGCGCAAGAAGACACAACCGCTTCGCGGCATCATTTCATGCTGGAAGTGAATCCACCGGATGTGCGGATCCGTGATCTTGGCAGCTTGAATGGCACCTATGTCAACGGCAAGAAATACGGCGGACGAAGAGAAGGGGAATCGCCACAGGAAGCTGCGCAAAGGAAACAACCTGACCTCGATCTCATAGACCGGGACACAATTGGTGTAGGAGAAACGGTTTTTCTCGTGCGAATCCAGGCCCCCGCGCTCTGTTGCCGATGTCACAAAGAGATTCCGGAAGAGTTTCAGGGTATGTGCCGGTGGATTGAAGACGCTTTCCTCTGTCCGCAGTGCAAAACCGAAGTGGAACACGCAGGCGAACCTGCGAAGCCCGAACCGGCGCGCTGCGAACAATGCGACAAGGACGTTTCCAGCGAAATCGGCTCCGGAAGGCTGGGAGATTACATCTGCGAAAAGTGCCGCAATGAAGCCAAGTTCAATCCGGTGGGAGTGCTCATCCATTTGCTGATGCAATCACGGGAAGAGGGGCAGGAGGAGGCCTCCCTCAGCAACATTGCCGGTTACAAGATCGAACGGATGCTCGGGCGCGGATCTCTCGGGGCGGTTTACGTCGCGGAGAGAAAAGAGGATTCCACCAAAGTGGCTTTGAAGATCATGCTGGCGAAAGTGGCGGTGGATGAAAAATCACGGCAGCGTTTTCACCGGGATGTGGAAACGGTATGCGAATTGCGTCATTCTAATATCGTAGAAATGTATGAACATGGTTCTGCTGGCAGCGGTTTTTATTTCGGGATGGAGTACTGTTCCGGAGGAAACGCCGAAGAGTGGATGCAAAAAAAAGGCAGTCCTTTACCACTGGAAGAGGCGGCCTGGATCGGGTTGCAGGTTCTGGAAGGACTCGCACACGCGCATCAAAAAGGATATGTGCACCGCGCGATCAAACCCTCCAACATCGTGCTCAAGGGACAGAACAAGTACACAGCAAAACTTGTGGACTTCGGACTTGCCCGGAGTTTTGAGCGCGCCGGCTTTTCGGGGATGAGCGCGACAGGGTCGACCTTGAATGCCGCGATGTTCATGCCCCGCGAGCAATTGACGCAGTTTCGTTTCAGCAGCCCTGCCGGGGATGTCTGGAGTCTCGCTGCCACGCTTTATTACATGCTGACCGGGCAATCTCCACGATATTTTCCACAAGGAAAGGATCCGGTCGAAGTCATTTTGCGCGGTGGATTTACGCCGATCCGCGAATACGCTTCTCATATTCCCAGAAAAGTGGCCAAAACCATCGACAGGGCCCTTGACGACGACACGAGAGAGCGCTTCAGCGATGCCTCCGAGTTTCTGCGCGCCCTGAACAAGGCGCTGTAG